The following is a genomic window from Micropterus dolomieu isolate WLL.071019.BEF.003 ecotype Adirondacks linkage group LG12, ASM2129224v1, whole genome shotgun sequence.
TTAATTACTATTGAAGTGTTTACTTTATTTTAGCTGTAACCTTTATGTAGATTggacaaacacatttacacactgcTAACACTGAGTTAGTGTGAGCTGGGAAGGTGAAAAAGAACTGAAGAACCTAAATCTGTTTCAAAAATCCCATTAAACTTAATATTGAGGAATAAGAAATTGTTTAATGTCAGACAAACTTGTCATTTCTACAGATAGGAAAAACGTTTAATGGTTATGAGTGGATGTGCTGTGATCTGTCCTTTCTTGTTATATGAGACGTCTTCAGTGTGTGTACTACAAGGACGAGTTGTTGCCAACTGTCCTCAACTACTCAATAAAGACATTGAGGAACATACATTCTGCCTGGTCTGATTGTTGTTCACTGCACtacagaaacaaaaatgtacacagTAATTTTTCATCCCCGCTGACGTGCCCTTAAACAAGAATCATTTCTGCTCcagtttgttaaaataaaagagaaaacatgtATTATAGAGAAAAATGCAAATTTAATGACTTACCACTGTAGTGCTGATCAATACAAATGAAACTATACTGTGAAAGAAACTATTTGATAAGAAACACAGGCAAAATAAGATCAGGGTTAACATAAGTAAAAGAATTGTGCAAAACTGTGTGCAACAATGCATTTTTATAAGTAATCTATACGAATATAAATAACACAAttactaaacaaacaaaacaagaagtgagttagaaaaatacagaaatgactACAGTGTGCTGAAAGTAATTATTTCTGTATATTGTTTCTTATGAAGACATAAgagtgaaacaaataaaaaatcagaACTGTGTTTTCACTGCAGTCGGAGCTGATATTCAAATGTGTCTAGTTATTGTTCAGAGGTAATACAAACTTTTGCCAACATGCGGAACCAGAAAAATACATTGTTAGTTTGTAAAAGAtctaatattattaaattaacatcTAAAAATGGACTGTTTGAAGTAATGTTTTCAATAATTTGGTCTGAAGTTAATGTTTGGTTGACAAGTaagagaggtaaaaaaaaaaagatcaccATTTCAAATGATACCTTTAAAACATTACAGTACATTAAAGACAGGACACATGGGAATTTGTAACATAGTGATAGAAGGTGAGAcattcactttgtgtaatgGCCCCATAAATTGTTGTAATTCATGCAGTATGTTgctgtttaatatttatttaaaatgtggttTCTAATTTTTAAAGATGTTTCTTTTTGCTCTGTGTTGAAAAAATCATGCAACTACCTGCAACATTGTAACTGCTGCATTTAGCCATAGATTCCTCAGCCAAAGACCCGTTCATTAGGACAAACTGACTTTTAGCATGAAACTGTGTGTCAATTTGAGAGCCTGTCTATAGAGATGTtctgtaaacaaaaataaaacaacatatatcatatttatttgaatattGTTACAGTGTGCTggtgaaatgaaaaagaaacacctATTCTTCTCTTCCTTCATTACTTACTCCCATTGCACTGTCAGCCCTTCTGCAGTCAAACCGTTTCATTCCAGCTCTGTAGGAGCGAGAGCCTCAATATCTGCAGACGCCTCCAGGAGCTTCTCCAGAACTACCTGGTTCTGTCCAATGTCCTCAAACTGGGTCAACAGTTCCCTCTTGACCATGGGGATGGTCTTGTACTCTGCAGACGGTGCCGGGCCTACATCTATATGCTGCAGATTGATAGTAGGGATATTTTTAGGAGGAGTAGCGgtcttctttcttttgttgaGAGTCTTGTCTATCTGGTCCATGTCATTTTGAAGCATCTGATAGCTGGAATGATCTATGCTGAAAGGTAACGCCAACTGGCAGGACCCATGGCAGGCTCGCAGTTTGATATCAATGTCCACCTGTTGACGTAAGCAAGACATCAGCAACAAGCACTACaatattatcatattattaCCTTATAAAGTTATTATGATATGTTATCTGGTATCATATTATAAGATGTGaacagtatctccaggcagaggaaattcccgAGTTTGTCATTCAGGGAATCCgatctcacgttttctgacggctttttcagagctGTGTCAAGCAAACCAGAGACTcctttgaatttccttcagaacatggcataaagtactgctgcaaagacattcacacttttattttataggcacagtcacttaagaggaagtgattatgtgactaacttttgctgtcatgactgagatctgtttcagcaccagccactaTAATGTTTTGGGGTTTGATTTTCCACTATTAAAGTAATCTGGCCACAGTGTGTTTGTAGAAAGAGATCAGAGCTGTAGGTGTGGACGTGTGTGTGGGGAAAAAGAGAGCTGAAGGAAAAGCAAAGTGAGTAGTAGTgagtaaatactaaaacactaaaaaaagGTGGATCATGAAGTTGACTATTTCTAGAATGTGTCTCTGCCGTCCTTATGTGTAAATTCTAAATAAAGTATTGTATTGATGTAAACAACGTCACACCTCACCTCTGTTTGATACAAGTCCTCCATTTGTTTCTGGACATTGTGGCGCAGCTGACCGAGTTGCTGCGACAGCCAAGACGATCGTTTCCGTAGTGACGTGAGGTTCCTGGCTAGTCCTTCGGCATGGTCCACAAACTTAAGCTCGGACGCTGGACACGAATAcagtattaataaaatataatacagcATTACTCAAAtcattctgtctttattttgtcCAGGAAACCAAACCAAACGTAATCACACTTACTGTATCTGTTGACTATGACTCTCCGGTTGTCGTTGTAGATTTGTGTCATCTCCGTCATGGACTTCTCAGCTGCGTCTTCGTACATCTTTGCCGTCTTACACACCTTCCTCAGTttcctctccacctctctccccATCTTTGAGATCAAACCCTCGATTCTGCAGCCAGAGGGGCATTTAGAAGCCTTCGGGGAACAATGCAAGGGTTTACAAGTGTATTTGAGAGTGTGCACCAGGTAAAGagtacctttttttttcttt
Proteins encoded in this region:
- the LOC123981130 gene encoding fibrinogen alpha chain isoform X2, which translates into the protein MGREVERKLRKVCKTAKMYEDAAEKSMTEMTQIYNDNRRVIVNRYTSELKFVDHAEGLARNLTSLRKRSSWLSQQLGQLRHNVQKQMEDLYQTEVDIDIKLRACHGSCQLALPFSIDHSSYQMLQNDMDQIDKTLNKRKKTATPPKNIPTINLQHIDVGPAPSAEYKTIPMVKRELLTQFEDIGQNQVVLEKLLEASADIEALAPTELE
- the LOC123981130 gene encoding fibrinogen alpha chain isoform X1, with amino-acid sequence MMTGIEGLISKMGREVERKLRKVCKTAKMYEDAAEKSMTEMTQIYNDNRRVIVNRYTSELKFVDHAEGLARNLTSLRKRSSWLSQQLGQLRHNVQKQMEDLYQTEVDIDIKLRACHGSCQLALPFSIDHSSYQMLQNDMDQIDKTLNKRKKTATPPKNIPTINLQHIDVGPAPSAEYKTIPMVKRELLTQFEDIGQNQVVLEKLLEASADIEALAPTELE